In Leopardus geoffroyi isolate Oge1 chromosome D1, O.geoffroyi_Oge1_pat1.0, whole genome shotgun sequence, a single window of DNA contains:
- the SAAL1 gene encoding protein SAAL1 translates to MDRNPSPPLPSRDEEEEEGAGGDCIGSTVYSKHWLFGVLSRLIQMVSPENPKSSSDEEEQQMELDEEMENEICRVWDMSMDEDVALFLQEFNAPDIFMGVLAKSRCPRLREICVGILGNMACFQEICVSISSDKNLGQVLLHCLYDSDPPTLLETSRLLLTCLSQTEVASVWVERIREYPAIYDSICFIMSSSTNVDLLVKIGEVVDKLFDLDEKLMLEWIRNGAVQPLDQPQEDAEEQPVFKIVPCVLEAAKQVRSENPEGLDVYMHILQLLTTVDDGIQAIVQCPATGKDTWNLLFDLVCHEFCQSDDPPIILQEQKTVLASVYSVLSAIFASQAEQEYLKIEEDLPLIDSLIRVLQNMEHCQKKPENSVDSNTEETKKSDLTQDDFHLKILKDISCEFLSNIFQGLTKETVAQGVKEGQLSKQKCSCAFKNLLPFYSPVIEDFLKILHEVDKTLADDLEESFPSLKVQT, encoded by the exons ATGGACCGCAACCCTTCGCCGCCGCTGCCCAGTcgggatgaggaggaggaggagggtgctgGGGGAGACTGCATAGGGAGCACGGTCTACAGCAAGCACTGGCTCTTCGGTGTCCTCAGCAGACTCATTCAG ATGGTTAGCCCTGAAAACCCCAAATCCAGCTCAGACGAGGAGGAGCAACAGATGGAGcttgatgaagaaatggagaatgaAATTTGCAGAGTCTGGGATATGTCCATGGATGAG gatGTGGCTTTATTTCTCCAAGAATTTAATGCCCCTGACATATTTATGGGAGTATTGGCCAAATCCAGATGTCCTCGATTAAGA GAAATCTGTGTGGGAATTTTAGGTAATATGGCCTGTTTCCAAGAGATCTGTGTGTCCATCAGCAGTGATAAAAATCTTGG acaGGTGTTACTGCACTGTTTGTATGATTCAGACCCTCCTACTCTGCTGGAAACAAGCCG GTTGTTGCTTACTTGTCTTTCCCAGACAGAAGTGGCCAGTGTCTGGGTTGAAAGAATCCGGGAATATCCAGCTATTTATGATAGTATTTGTTTCATTATGTCAAGTTCAACAAATG TTGACTTGCTGGTGAAAATAGGGGAAGTTGTGGACAAACTTTTTGATTTGGACGAGAAGCTAATGTTGGAATGGATTAGAAATGGGGCTGTTCAGCCTCTGGACCAACCCCAGGAAGATGCTGAAGAGCAGCCAGTGTTTAAAATTGTGCCCTGTGTACTTGAAGCTGCCAAACAAGTACG TTCTGAAAATCCAGAAGGGCTCGATGTTTACATGCATATCTTACAGCTGCTTACCACAGTGGATGATGGAATTCAAGCTATTG TACAGTGTCCTGCTACTGGAAAAGACACTTGGAATTTACTTTTTGACCTGGTCTGCCATGAATTTTGCCAATCTGATGATCCACCCATCATACTTCAAGAACAGAAAACTGTGCTAGCCTCTGTTTATTCAGTGTTGTCTGCCATCTTTGCTTCACAGGCTGAACAGGAGTATCTAAAGATAGAAGAAG ATCTTCCTCTAATTGACAGCTTGATTCGTGTCTTACAAAACATGGAACATTGTCAGAAGAAGCCAGAGAACTCAGTAGACTCTAACACAGAAGAAACGAAAAAGTCTGATTTAACCCAAGATGATTTCCACTTGAAAATCTTAAAGGATATTTCATGTgaatttctttctaatatttttcagGGTTTAACAAAG gagaCTGTGGCTCAGGGAGTAAAGGAGGGCCAGTTAAGCAAACAGAAGTGCTCCTGTGCATTTAAAaaccttcttcctttttatagTCCTGTG ATAGAAGACTTTCTCAAAATTCTACATGAAGTTGATAAAACTCTTGCTGATGACCTGGAGGAAAGCTTCCCAAGTTTGAAAGTTCAGACTTAA
- the LOC123601448 gene encoding serum amyloid A protein-like, whose translation MKLFVGILLCSLVLGVSSQRWLTFLKEAGQGTKDMWRAYSDMREANYIGADKYFHARGNYDAAQRGPGGAWAAKVISNARENSQRVTDFFRHGSSGRGAEDSKADQAANEWGRSGKDPNHFRPAGLPIKY comes from the exons ATGAAGCTTTTCGTGGGCATCCTGTTGTGCTCCCTGGTCCTGGGCGTCAGCAGCCAAAGATGGCTCACGTTCCTCAAGGAAGCTGGTCAAG GGACTAAAGACATGTGGAGAGCGTACTCTGACATGAGAGAAGCCAATTACATAGGTGCAGACAAATACTTCCACGCCCGGGGGAACTATGATGCCGCACAGAGGGGACCTGGGGGCGCTTGGGCGGCCAAAGTGATCAG CAATGCCAGAGAGAATTCTCAGAGAGTCACAGACTTTTTCAGGCACGGAAGCAGCGGCCGCGGAGCAGAGGACTCGAAGGCTGACCAGGCCGCCAATGAATGGGGCCGGAGCGGCAAAGACCCCAACCACTTTCGACCTGCTGGCCTGCCTATCAAGTACTGA